A window of Hymenobacter aerilatus contains these coding sequences:
- the rsfS gene encoding ribosome silencing factor: MKSTPVRQDSDTLADIVVRGMQDKKGVDIVVLNLQELKNAVADYFVICSASSDTQLDALARSVEEEVEKVTGQQPWQMEGRTNREWVLLDYVDVVVHIFLRDRRQFYALEELWGDAEITYVEEEAATQ; this comes from the coding sequence ATGAAAAGTACCCCGGTTCGGCAGGATTCGGACACATTGGCAGATATTGTAGTGCGCGGCATGCAAGACAAGAAAGGCGTCGACATCGTCGTGCTCAACTTGCAGGAGCTGAAGAATGCCGTAGCTGATTATTTTGTGATATGCTCGGCTTCGTCTGACACGCAGCTGGACGCGTTGGCGCGTTCGGTGGAAGAGGAAGTGGAGAAAGTAACCGGCCAGCAGCCTTGGCAAATGGAAGGTCGCACCAACCGCGAGTGGGTGCTGCTGGACTACGTAGACGTGGTGGTACACATTTTCCTGCGCGACCGGCGCCAGTTCTACGCGCTGGAAGAATTGTGGGGCGACGCCGAGATTACCTACGTAGAGGAAGAAGCCGCCACTCAATAA
- a CDS encoding mannose-1-phosphate guanylyltransferase produces the protein MAQNTYLVVMAGGIGSRFWPFSRTHHPKQFHDVMGIGRSMLQLTIDRFAEICPIENVFVVTNRDYHDLVQEHLPQLPSDQILGEPIGRNTAPCIAYASYRIAQRDPQATIIVSPADHAVVNEEEFRRVIRQAVDAARSNDVLITLGIQPSRPDTGYGYIQYMDDADNTLPGGLFKVKTFTEKPNLELAQMFISSGDFLWNSGLFVWRADVILHAFRQYLSDISEVFEEGATQLGTTQEEGFISEAYSRCRNISIDYGVMEKADNVYVLPADFGWSDLGTWDSLHRIGKRDECNNVIDGDVILYDTCECVIKTPSERLVVVQGLDGYIVAEYDNVLLICKRTEEQRVKDFVADVKSKKGVGYN, from the coding sequence ATGGCACAGAATACCTATCTCGTTGTAATGGCCGGCGGCATTGGCAGCCGGTTTTGGCCGTTTAGCCGCACACATCATCCCAAGCAGTTTCATGATGTGATGGGTATTGGGCGCTCCATGCTGCAACTCACCATCGACCGTTTTGCCGAAATCTGCCCGATTGAAAACGTATTCGTGGTAACCAACCGGGACTATCACGATTTGGTGCAGGAGCATTTGCCCCAGTTGCCCTCCGATCAGATTCTGGGTGAACCCATCGGTCGGAACACGGCCCCCTGCATTGCCTACGCCAGCTACCGCATAGCACAGCGCGATCCTCAAGCTACTATCATTGTATCGCCAGCCGACCATGCTGTAGTAAACGAGGAGGAGTTTCGGCGTGTGATTCGGCAAGCCGTAGATGCGGCCCGCTCCAACGACGTACTGATTACGCTGGGCATCCAGCCTTCGCGCCCTGATACGGGGTATGGCTACATTCAATACATGGATGATGCCGACAATACTCTGCCTGGCGGTCTGTTTAAGGTGAAAACGTTCACGGAGAAGCCGAATCTGGAACTGGCGCAGATGTTTATCAGCAGCGGCGACTTCCTCTGGAATTCGGGCTTGTTTGTATGGCGGGCTGATGTAATTCTGCACGCTTTCCGGCAATACCTAAGCGATATTTCGGAGGTGTTTGAGGAAGGTGCTACCCAGTTGGGCACTACTCAGGAAGAGGGCTTTATTTCAGAAGCCTACTCTCGCTGCCGCAACATCAGCATCGACTATGGTGTGATGGAAAAGGCTGATAACGTGTACGTCCTACCCGCCGATTTCGGCTGGAGCGACCTGGGTACCTGGGATTCGCTGCATCGCATTGGCAAGCGCGATGAGTGCAACAACGTTATCGACGGCGACGTGATTCTCTACGACACCTGCGAGTGTGTTATCAAAACTCCGTCTGAGCGCCTGGTAGTAGTGCAGGGCCTCGATGGCTACATTGTGGCTGAGTATGACAACGTGCTCCTTATCTGCAAGCGCACTGAAGAGCAGCGTGTGAAAGATTTCGTGGCCGACGTGAAGTCAAAGAAAGGGGTAGGGTACAATTAA
- a CDS encoding biotin--[acetyl-CoA-carboxylase] ligase — MEELAPQTLFTGQQLLWLPECASTNTEAHNLVVKNSATDGCTVITDNQTAGRGQRGNQWEAAAGENLTLSVVWRPTFLAATDQFQLSRAVALAVHDWATTLLGPDPALRLKWPNDLYFGTQKLGGILIENTLSGAKIQHSIVGIGLNINQQHFAVPTATSLALLTGRPHARPALAARLLESLEGRYLQLRAGQVGQQQQDYLRVLYRYQQPAPYEVAGQRVTGRIEGVDATGRLLVRIGQELRAFGLQEIIYR; from the coding sequence GTGGAGGAACTTGCCCCCCAAACGCTTTTCACGGGCCAACAGCTGCTTTGGCTGCCCGAATGCGCTTCCACTAACACGGAAGCCCATAATCTTGTAGTCAAAAACAGCGCCACCGACGGATGTACCGTCATTACCGACAATCAGACCGCTGGCCGGGGGCAGCGTGGCAACCAATGGGAGGCGGCGGCCGGCGAAAACCTGACGCTTTCGGTGGTTTGGCGACCTACCTTCCTGGCCGCTACCGACCAGTTTCAGCTGAGCCGAGCCGTGGCCCTCGCTGTGCACGACTGGGCCACTACCCTGCTCGGCCCCGACCCGGCCCTTCGCCTAAAGTGGCCGAATGATCTGTATTTCGGTACGCAAAAGCTGGGGGGAATACTGATTGAGAACACACTGAGCGGCGCAAAGATTCAGCATAGCATAGTCGGAATTGGCTTAAATATCAATCAACAGCACTTTGCAGTGCCTACGGCTACCTCGTTGGCTTTGCTCACGGGTAGACCTCATGCCCGCCCGGCGCTGGCTGCTCGGCTACTCGAAAGCCTGGAGGGTCGTTACCTGCAGTTGCGCGCTGGCCAGGTAGGGCAACAGCAGCAAGATTACCTCCGCGTGCTATACCGGTATCAGCAGCCGGCACCATATGAGGTAGCGGGACAAAGGGTAACCGGCCGCATAGAAGGAGTAGACGCTACCGGCCGCCTGTTGGTTCGCATTGGGCAAGAGCTACGGGCGTTTGGGTTGCAGGAAATCATCTATCGGTAA
- a CDS encoding T9SS type A sorting domain-containing protein — protein MYTFTRIILVGLLMSVRLSLLAMPVTAQSSVKPPTATTSASESARSLAPTLSLYPNPARGMVMVSITQKAGQEYKLRLSNILGREVRTVALQPAPGEVSMPVNLSDLPAGMYFYSLLMNEKVVSTKRLVLQN, from the coding sequence ATGTACACCTTTACACGAATCATTTTAGTTGGCCTGTTGATGAGCGTGCGGCTCTCGCTGTTGGCGATGCCCGTTACGGCGCAGTCGTCCGTGAAGCCACCTACCGCCACTACCAGCGCCAGCGAGAGTGCCCGCTCCCTGGCCCCTACCCTTAGCCTATACCCAAATCCGGCCCGCGGCATGGTGATGGTTTCCATCACGCAAAAAGCTGGTCAAGAATATAAGCTGCGCTTGAGCAACATTCTGGGCCGCGAAGTACGCACGGTGGCGCTGCAGCCTGCGCCCGGCGAGGTTTCGATGCCAGTAAATCTATCGGACTTACCGGCTGGCATGTATTTCTACAGCTTGCTCATGAACGAAAAAGTAGTGAGCACCAAGCGTTTAGTTCTTCAAAACTAG
- a CDS encoding KpsF/GutQ family sugar-phosphate isomerase gives MKAQNDINSVAKKVLLEEAEAIRQVANSLTATQDFAQCVAAMLALPGRVVVTGIGKSAHIASKIVATLNSTGTPALFMHAADAIHGDLGMIQPQDFVVAISKSGDTPEIKVLVPLLKRRGVPLAALVSNASSYLAQQADYVLHAPIEREACPLNLAPTTSTTVALAVGDALAMCLLEGRQFTSQDFATLHPGGTLGKKLYLKVGDISVQNAKPRVSTEAPLKEIILEISGKRLGATAVLHPATDELQGIITDGDLRRMLTNFDNLEAVNARDIMTPNPVTVDLEDFAVEALNRMQQRNITQLVVLDGEQFSGFIHLHDLLREGLI, from the coding sequence TTGAAAGCGCAGAACGATATCAACTCCGTCGCAAAAAAAGTGCTGTTGGAAGAAGCAGAGGCTATCCGGCAGGTAGCCAATAGCCTAACGGCTACCCAGGATTTTGCACAATGCGTAGCCGCCATGCTCGCGTTGCCGGGTAGGGTAGTCGTGACGGGTATTGGCAAAAGTGCCCACATTGCCAGCAAAATAGTGGCTACCCTGAACTCGACGGGCACTCCCGCACTGTTTATGCACGCTGCTGATGCTATTCATGGCGACTTAGGCATGATTCAGCCCCAGGATTTTGTGGTGGCCATCAGCAAAAGCGGCGATACGCCCGAAATAAAAGTGCTGGTACCCTTGCTCAAGCGCCGTGGGGTACCGTTAGCGGCGCTGGTCAGTAACGCCAGCTCTTACCTGGCCCAACAGGCCGATTATGTATTGCACGCCCCCATTGAGCGTGAAGCCTGCCCGCTGAACCTAGCGCCTACTACCAGCACCACCGTGGCTTTGGCAGTAGGCGATGCACTGGCTATGTGTTTGCTGGAGGGTAGGCAGTTCACCTCCCAGGATTTTGCTACCCTACACCCCGGCGGTACGTTGGGCAAAAAGCTGTATTTGAAGGTAGGTGACATTTCGGTGCAGAACGCCAAGCCACGCGTGAGTACAGAGGCGCCGCTCAAGGAAATTATCCTAGAAATTTCGGGTAAGCGCTTAGGCGCTACTGCCGTGCTACATCCTGCTACCGACGAGCTACAAGGTATTATTACAGACGGTGACCTGCGCCGGATGCTGACCAACTTTGACAACCTAGAGGCTGTCAACGCCCGTGATATAATGACGCCTAACCCGGTAACGGTCGATTTAGAGGATTTTGCCGTGGAAGCGCTCAACCGCATGCAGCAGCGCAACATCACGCAGTTGGTAGTGCTGGATGGTGAGCAGTTCAGCGGCTTTATTCATCTGCACGATTTGCTGCGAGAAGGACTAATATAA
- the rlmB gene encoding 23S rRNA (guanosine(2251)-2'-O)-methyltransferase RlmB, with amino-acid sequence MEKRTDRPSRPVTERRTFYDENNRPVPRRNNREDRPREPRADGDKPRYPHRPAADRSIEMLFGLRPILEALNAGRTLEKIFLLRTTKNSITQDISALAKAANIPVAMVPLEKLDGLTRKNHQGAVAFVSPIDYAPLDNIVARLFEEGKTPLLLILDRITDVRNFGSIARNAECMGVHAIVVPSRGAAQINGDALKTSAGALNLIPVCREPNLKDTIRFLHDSGIQVVGCTEKAEDSLETGAVDLTGPVAILMGSEEDGISPEYLRLTDHTLRIPMAGQISSLNVSVASGIMLFEVLRQRLAVKS; translated from the coding sequence ATGGAGAAAAGGACTGACCGCCCAAGCCGCCCGGTAACCGAGCGCCGCACTTTCTACGACGAAAACAACCGGCCGGTACCCCGCCGTAACAACCGTGAGGACCGCCCCCGTGAGCCCCGCGCCGACGGTGACAAGCCGCGCTATCCCCACCGGCCTGCCGCCGACCGCAGCATTGAGATGCTGTTTGGTCTGCGCCCTATTCTGGAAGCGCTGAATGCTGGCCGCACGCTAGAGAAGATTTTCTTGCTGCGCACCACCAAAAACAGCATTACGCAGGATATTTCGGCTTTAGCGAAAGCCGCAAACATTCCGGTGGCCATGGTCCCATTGGAAAAGCTCGACGGCCTGACGCGCAAAAACCACCAGGGCGCTGTGGCTTTTGTATCGCCCATTGACTACGCCCCGCTGGATAACATTGTGGCGCGGCTGTTTGAGGAAGGCAAAACGCCGTTGCTACTGATTCTAGACCGCATTACCGATGTGCGCAACTTCGGCTCTATTGCCCGCAACGCCGAGTGTATGGGCGTCCACGCCATTGTGGTACCTAGCCGCGGCGCCGCCCAAATCAACGGCGATGCACTGAAAACCTCGGCCGGTGCCCTCAACCTGATTCCGGTGTGCCGCGAGCCAAACCTGAAAGATACCATTCGCTTCCTCCACGACTCAGGCATTCAAGTGGTAGGCTGTACCGAAAAAGCCGAAGACAGTCTGGAAACTGGCGCCGTAGACCTCACTGGTCCCGTGGCCATCCTGATGGGTAGCGAAGAAGATGGAATTTCGCCCGAGTATCTACGCCTCACCGACCATACTCTGCGCATTCCAATGGCTGGGCAAATCAGCTCGCTCAACGTGTCCGTTGCCAGTGGTATTATGCTGTTTGAAGTGCTGCGGCAACGGTTGGCCGTTAAGAGCTAA
- a CDS encoding GWxTD domain-containing protein, translated as MKLFLLFLLSLLPVYTQAALPPRHDFSGQYRPNCPQADTRREADSLRLYVRFPAGTLVAGTPLYVAAWASYDAKQPLWQDSVRRVAQRLRQRPEGTWLEVTLPVARLQANQIVSVQPAPTPSPDASGEAWLLLTPNRLLRPYVLVDSLGDPLLRRYVRTSETFRVSYYGLEHPFKIKQYDAAFAAALPPMTNPAAQPAQPRTLTIRDTVNVRPGQLVRLAGQGIYAVQDDAQTPALGLLAENNAYPEITTAPELIEPLIYLTTSTERKQLYAAADPKRATDLFWLTIAGNNQNAARQMIRTYYGRVAEANRLFSAHKAGWMTDRGMLYLVLGPPDAVYRTGTEERWMYHAPAIGSGTYVFRAKPSTFAPDNYDLVRRPEYEMLWYAAVDQWRKGLTAQAAR; from the coding sequence GTGAAGCTCTTTCTACTTTTTCTGCTGAGCTTACTGCCTGTCTATACGCAGGCCGCTCTTCCGCCGCGCCACGATTTCAGTGGCCAGTATCGTCCTAACTGCCCACAAGCCGATACCCGACGGGAAGCAGACAGCCTGCGGCTGTACGTTCGGTTTCCGGCAGGAACACTGGTTGCAGGCACACCGCTGTATGTAGCAGCGTGGGCCAGCTACGACGCGAAACAACCCCTATGGCAGGACTCGGTGAGACGTGTGGCCCAGCGGCTACGCCAACGCCCCGAAGGCACGTGGCTAGAGGTAACTCTACCGGTAGCACGCTTGCAGGCCAACCAAATTGTCAGCGTGCAGCCTGCCCCTACCCCCTCCCCCGACGCCAGCGGCGAGGCATGGTTGCTGCTCACCCCCAACCGCTTATTGCGCCCGTACGTGTTAGTGGACTCGTTGGGCGACCCGCTTTTGCGACGTTATGTACGTACAAGCGAGACATTTAGGGTGTCCTATTATGGGTTAGAACATCCTTTCAAGATAAAGCAATATGACGCTGCCTTTGCTGCTGCTCTTCCGCCCATGACCAACCCTGCGGCGCAACCAGCGCAGCCCCGTACGCTCACTATTCGCGACACGGTGAATGTCCGTCCAGGACAGTTGGTGCGGTTGGCTGGTCAGGGTATCTACGCGGTTCAGGACGACGCACAGACACCAGCACTGGGTCTGCTAGCCGAGAATAATGCCTACCCTGAAATTACCACTGCGCCGGAGTTAATTGAGCCACTCATCTACCTCACTACCTCCACCGAACGCAAGCAGCTATACGCAGCCGCAGATCCGAAGCGAGCTACCGATTTATTTTGGTTGACTATTGCCGGTAACAACCAGAATGCGGCCCGGCAAATGATTCGCACTTATTATGGCCGTGTAGCGGAAGCAAACCGCCTTTTTTCGGCCCACAAAGCCGGTTGGATGACTGACCGTGGCATGCTCTACCTAGTATTGGGCCCTCCGGATGCCGTATATCGGACGGGCACGGAGGAACGCTGGATGTACCACGCACCGGCAATCGGAAGCGGTACATATGTGTTCCGCGCCAAACCCAGTACCTTTGCTCCCGACAACTATGATTTGGTGCGCCGCCCTGAGTATGAAATGCTTTGGTATGCCGCCGTGGACCAATGGAGAAAAGGACTGACCGCCCAAGCCGCCCGGTAA
- a CDS encoding protein O-mannosyl-transferase family, translated as MRSYSRLNNGVGWGVFALSLLVYLLTLEPTASFWDCGEFIACSYKLLVPHPPGAPTFLLLGRLVSLLSFGDVTKVAVLVNGLSAVSSAFTVLFLFWSITLLAKKLVLRRPGLHDDRGLAPTFGQSLLIVGAGAVGALSFAFSDSFWFNAEEAEVYAMSALGTAAVVWLMLKWENRADEADSDKWLVLLAYVIGLSIGVHLLNLLAIPALGFLYYFRRQPNPNWGGGMATLVISFVLVGAILVGIIPGLPTLAGNFEVFFVNSVGLPFNSGIVLFMLLLVALIWVGFRQSFQRRSQLLNTFMLCFVFILIGYSSYLIVPIRSSYHPTINENNPEDVLSFVSYLKREQYGDRPLLYGPQFNAQAVSQQDGAPRYVRQGDKYVVAERRQELVYRDEDKMLLPRLYSNDPRHIQEYQKWVDIREGVKPTMGQNLSFLFRYQMGHMFWRYFLWNYAGRESDVQQAGTVWPTETSQGLPERVAESKARNQFFAIPLLLGLLGLFYQARRDGKNALIVGLLFVFTGLAIVVYLNQPPIEPRERDYTFTGATYAFAIWIGLGVLALADLLGKLVKADAARAGAVTLLGLLAPGILLAQGWDDHDRSDRYNSVDSAKNLLNSCAPNAILFTNGDNDTFPLWYAQEVEGVRTDVRVAVLSYLNTDWYIAQMKRRSYLSQPLPISLDSSRYAQGTNDYLPYAENPSVGEVNLKDFISLVGQNSDLLKVSYGEGGPTLLSFPSPSFYLPVDTAAVLQSGIIPADRRNQLVGKMEFTIGKRAIEKKSLVILDMLATNNWKRPIYFSSTVVPSDMLGLQPYFQLEGMAYRILPLKDPNYTPKSNDDGYVEKSLMYDKLMNQFQYRGLDNASIFYDENNLRFPANYRDKFVRLANAYLADGDTATAKKVVNKCLAVMPDAAIPYDYYTPQLVPALVAVGERSKANQIMDVMTSRAERSVAYYTTHSSALFDQEVSQALITLQSVYFAAQQVGDQQRASKAMQTLGPYLQGGR; from the coding sequence ATGCGTTCGTATTCTCGGTTAAATAATGGTGTGGGCTGGGGCGTGTTTGCCCTGAGCCTGCTGGTGTACCTGCTCACGTTGGAGCCCACGGCCTCGTTCTGGGACTGCGGCGAGTTCATCGCCTGCTCCTACAAGTTGCTCGTGCCCCACCCGCCCGGCGCCCCCACCTTCCTGTTGCTGGGGCGCCTCGTGTCGCTGCTCTCGTTCGGCGACGTAACGAAGGTGGCCGTGCTCGTCAACGGGCTGTCGGCGGTGAGCAGCGCCTTCACCGTCTTGTTTCTGTTCTGGTCCATCACGCTGCTGGCCAAAAAGCTGGTGCTGCGCCGCCCCGGCCTGCACGACGACCGGGGCCTGGCGCCGACCTTCGGGCAGAGCCTGCTGATTGTAGGCGCGGGCGCGGTGGGGGCCCTCTCGTTTGCTTTCTCCGACTCGTTCTGGTTCAACGCCGAGGAGGCCGAGGTGTATGCCATGTCGGCGCTGGGCACGGCGGCGGTGGTGTGGCTGATGCTCAAGTGGGAGAACAGAGCCGATGAGGCCGACAGTGACAAGTGGCTGGTGCTGCTGGCCTATGTCATTGGCCTGAGCATCGGCGTGCACCTCTTGAACCTGCTGGCCATCCCGGCCCTAGGCTTCCTCTATTACTTCCGTCGCCAGCCCAACCCCAACTGGGGCGGCGGCATGGCCACGCTCGTTATCAGCTTTGTGCTGGTGGGCGCTATTCTGGTGGGTATCATTCCGGGCCTACCCACATTGGCTGGCAACTTCGAGGTGTTCTTTGTCAATTCGGTTGGCCTACCCTTCAACTCCGGCATCGTGCTGTTCATGCTGCTGCTGGTGGCCTTGATTTGGGTGGGCTTCCGGCAAAGTTTTCAGCGCCGCAGTCAGTTGCTGAACACGTTCATGCTGTGCTTCGTGTTCATTTTGATCGGCTACTCGTCCTACCTGATCGTGCCGATTCGTAGCTCCTACCACCCTACCATCAACGAGAACAATCCCGAGGATGTACTCTCCTTCGTGAGCTACCTCAAGCGCGAGCAGTACGGCGACCGGCCCTTGCTCTACGGTCCGCAGTTCAACGCGCAGGCGGTCAGCCAGCAGGATGGTGCCCCGCGCTACGTGCGCCAGGGCGATAAGTACGTGGTGGCCGAGCGCCGCCAGGAGCTGGTTTACCGCGACGAGGACAAAATGCTGCTGCCGCGCCTCTACAGCAACGACCCACGCCATATTCAGGAATATCAGAAATGGGTCGACATTCGGGAGGGGGTGAAGCCGACCATGGGGCAGAACCTGTCGTTTCTGTTCCGCTATCAGATGGGGCACATGTTCTGGCGCTACTTCCTGTGGAACTACGCCGGGCGCGAAAGCGACGTGCAGCAGGCCGGCACTGTGTGGCCCACCGAGACCAGCCAGGGCCTGCCCGAGCGCGTGGCCGAGAGCAAGGCCCGCAACCAGTTCTTCGCCATCCCGCTGCTGCTGGGCTTGCTGGGCTTGTTCTACCAGGCCCGCCGCGACGGCAAGAACGCCTTGATCGTGGGCCTGCTCTTTGTCTTCACGGGCCTGGCCATCGTCGTGTACCTGAACCAGCCCCCCATCGAGCCCCGGGAGCGCGACTACACTTTCACGGGCGCTACCTATGCCTTTGCTATCTGGATCGGGCTGGGCGTGCTCGCGCTGGCTGACTTGCTGGGCAAGCTCGTCAAAGCCGACGCAGCCCGCGCTGGCGCCGTGACGCTGCTCGGGCTGCTGGCACCGGGCATCTTGCTGGCCCAGGGCTGGGACGACCACGACCGCTCGGACCGCTACAACTCCGTGGACTCGGCTAAGAACCTGCTCAACTCCTGCGCCCCGAATGCCATCTTGTTCACCAATGGCGACAACGACACCTTCCCGCTGTGGTACGCCCAGGAAGTGGAAGGCGTGCGTACCGATGTGCGTGTAGCTGTACTCAGCTACCTGAACACGGACTGGTACATTGCTCAGATGAAGCGCCGCAGCTACCTCAGTCAGCCGCTGCCCATCTCGCTGGACAGCTCGCGCTATGCGCAGGGCACCAACGACTACCTCCCCTATGCGGAAAACCCCAGTGTAGGTGAGGTGAATCTAAAAGACTTTATCAGTCTAGTTGGCCAGAACAGCGACTTGCTGAAGGTGAGCTACGGCGAAGGCGGCCCTACCCTGCTCTCCTTCCCCTCGCCCAGCTTCTACCTGCCCGTTGATACCGCGGCCGTCCTGCAAAGCGGCATTATTCCCGCTGACCGCCGCAATCAGCTAGTGGGCAAAATGGAGTTTACCATCGGCAAGCGGGCCATCGAGAAGAAAAGCCTGGTGATTCTGGACATGCTGGCCACCAATAATTGGAAGCGGCCTATCTATTTCTCCAGTACTGTAGTACCATCTGACATGCTGGGCTTGCAGCCGTATTTCCAGCTGGAAGGCATGGCTTACCGCATCCTACCCCTCAAAGACCCCAACTATACGCCTAAGAGTAACGACGACGGCTACGTAGAGAAGTCGCTGATGTATGACAAGCTGATGAACCAGTTTCAGTACCGCGGCCTCGACAATGCCAGCATCTTCTATGACGAAAATAACCTGCGCTTCCCGGCCAATTACCGCGACAAGTTTGTGCGCCTAGCCAACGCCTACCTGGCCGATGGCGATACGGCTACGGCGAAGAAGGTGGTAAATAAGTGTTTGGCCGTCATGCCTGATGCAGCTATTCCATACGATTATTACACGCCGCAGCTGGTGCCCGCTCTAGTGGCGGTAGGCGAGCGGTCCAAGGCAAATCAGATTATGGATGTGATGACCAGTCGGGCGGAGCGCAGCGTAGCGTATTACACTACGCACAGTAGCGCCCTGTTTGATCAGGAAGTAAGCCAAGCGTTGATTACGCTGCAGAGCGTCTATTTTGCTGCCCAACAGGTAGGCGACCAGCAACGCGCCAGTAAAGCCATGCAAACCCTGGGGCCTTATCTGCAAGGCGGAAGGTAG